AGAAGGACAACATCTCCAGGACTAGCTTCCTGAAAAGCAATTCGAGTTGCTTGGGCAACATCTTTGGCATTGAGATAGGTGACACCAGCTTGTACTGCAGCATGTTTAAGGCGGGGAGCAGATTCGCCTAAAATAATCATTTTCTTGAGTCCCTTAATATCTGGAACCAATTCGTCAAATTCATTGCCGCGATCGAGACCACCAGCAATTAAGATAACCTTGCTATTATCAAATCCTGACAAAGCTTTTTGAGTGGCTAAAATATTGGTTGACTTACTATCATTATAAAATTTAACACCAGCAATGTTCCCCAGAGACTGCAAGCGATGCTTGACACCACCGAAGTGGATAAGTGTTTCTCTGATGGCTTCATTAGAAACACCTGATAACTTAGCCACAGCAATTGTTGCTAAAGCATTTTCAACATTATGGCTTCCTGGTACACCAAGCTCAGAAGCTGACATAATGGCTTGTCCCTTGAAGCAGAGCATTTGGCCATCAAGATAAGCACCATCTACTTTCTCCTTAGTTGAGAAAGGAATAATCTTTGCCTGCGTTTGATTAGCTAAGTCCTTGGCCAAATCCTGATTAAAGTTAAGAACAAGAAAATCTTTTTCTGTCATATTTTTTTGAATATTCCATTTAGCTTCAATGTAATTTTCAAATGAACCATGATAGTCAATATGAGTTGGCATCAAATTGGTAATCACTGCCATATGCGGATGAAAACTTTCCGTTCCCATCAATTGAAAAGAAGACAATTCCATAACCAAAATATCTTTCTCTGTTACTGGCTGAGCCACTTCACTAGCCGGAAATCCAATATTTCCTGAAAGTCGTGCTGACTGTCCTGCATGATTAAGAACATCGGCAATCATAGTTGTGGTCGTTGTTTTACCATTAGATCCTGTAATACCGATAATCGGAGCTTCAGAAATCAAATAAGCCAACTCAACTTCTGTTATAACTGGGATATTTTTTTCAAGCGCACGAACCACCATCGGATTTGTATAAGGAATCCCCGGATTTTTAACCATATAAGCAAATGCTTCATCCAAAAGTTCCAAAGGATGACTGCCGCAAATCACTTTTATGCCTTCCTCTAAAAGTGCCTGCGCTGATGGATTTTCATCAAAAGGCTTACCATCATTGACAGTTACAATAGCTCCTAATTTCGCCAAGAGACGTGCCGCAGCTTCACCTGATCGTGCTAAGCCAAGAACCAAAACCTTTTTATTTTCAAAATTTTTGACGTGTTTCATTGTTACTTTCTTTACCTTCTCATT
This region of Streptococcus mutans genomic DNA includes:
- the murD gene encoding UDP-N-acetylmuramoyl-L-alanine--D-glutamate ligase, producing MKHVKNFENKKVLVLGLARSGEAAARLLAKLGAIVTVNDGKPFDENPSAQALLEEGIKVICGSHPLELLDEAFAYMVKNPGIPYTNPMVVRALEKNIPVITEVELAYLISEAPIIGITGSNGKTTTTTMIADVLNHAGQSARLSGNIGFPASEVAQPVTEKDILVMELSSFQLMGTESFHPHMAVITNLMPTHIDYHGSFENYIEAKWNIQKNMTEKDFLVLNFNQDLAKDLANQTQAKIIPFSTKEKVDGAYLDGQMLCFKGQAIMSASELGVPGSHNVENALATIAVAKLSGVSNEAIRETLIHFGGVKHRLQSLGNIAGVKFYNDSKSTNILATQKALSGFDNSKVILIAGGLDRGNEFDELVPDIKGLKKMIILGESAPRLKHAAVQAGVTYLNAKDVAQATRIAFQEASPGDVVLLSPANASWDMYKNFEVRGDEFITTFKSLKGE